The Lysobacter enzymogenes DNA segment GTCGTCGGACTCCTAGCGTTCGTTCGCGGCGCGCGCGGCGCCGCGGGCCCGGTGCGCCGCCGTCGCCCCCTGCGGCGGCCGGCCCGGTCGTCGGGCCGCACGTGGGCGACCCTGGTCTAAGTAACAACGCGCCGCCGCCAAGCCTCCCTACCCGGCCGGCGGCCGCCGGTTCAGCCGCAATCGACGGCGACGATGCGCTGGGCCTGGTCGACGCGGACGTTGAGACGGTCCTCGCGGCGGTCGCGGCCGAAGGTGTTGTCCGGCGCGACCACGCGCCACAGCCCGGCGCCGCTGTCCTTGAACAGGCGCCGGCCGGTGGCTTCGTCGAGGGTCTGGCCGACCGCCCAGCCGAGCCCGTCGGCGTTGCAGCGGCCCTTGCCGGCCAGGTCCGGGCGCGGCGCGTTCTGCGCACAGGCGCCGGCGGCCAGGGCCAGCGCGGCGGCGAACAGGAGCGGCGCGCGCGGGCGCACGGCGGCGCGGGCGGCGGCGGGACGTTCGGCGTTCATCGGGCGGTCTCGACGGTGCGTGGCCTCCATACTCCGACGATCCGCGGTGCTTTGTCACCCGCGCGCGCCGGCCGGGACGGCGCGGAGCGCGCGACGCAGCCTCGCCGGTCGGGGACCGGTGTCGTTGCCGCGGGGCGGGTCCGCGGACAAGTCTTCCTCACCGTACGCGGGCCTCGCCGGCCGACGGCGACGCGCGCAAAAAAAGAACGCCCCGTCCTCGCGGACGGGGCGCCGTTGCCATGCGCTGCGATCAGGGAATGATGCAGCCGCAGTTGCGATAGCACTGGTAGTACGTGGTGTCCATGTTGCAATCCTCCTGCGTGCCGCCGTTGGCGATGCAGCGGTTGATCGCGTTGGTCTTGCAAGTGTTGAAGCAGCTCACGTTGCACGCGGCGATCGCGGACGAGGCGGCGAAGCTCAGGCCGAACGCGAACGCGCACAGCGCCATCAACTTGGTCTTGCGGATCATTTCTCTCTCCATAGAGGCCCAGGACCGGGCACGGCGCAGGCTAGCACCGCTGTTGCGGCGCAAAAGCCGGGCAATTGCCAATCGCCGTCGCAAATCGACGTCGCGCCTGTAAAAAAATACACTGCCGGCGCGGTGCGCGACGCCGCGATGCCCGATGCCGCGCGATCAAGCCCCGCTCGATTCGAGCCACGCCGCGACGATGCCCAGCACCTCGTCGCTGCGTTCGCGATGCGGCACGTGGCCGCAATCGGCGAGCAGGCGCAGCGTCGCCGCGCCGGCCACGCCCGCGGCGATGCGCTCGGGATGGCGCGCGCTGCCGAATTCGTCGCCGTCGCCGTGCACGACCAGGGTCGGGCACGCCACCTGGGCCAGTGGCGCATCCAGGTTCCAGCCGGCGAAGCCGTCGTCGAGCCAGGTGTCGATCCACGCGCGCAGCACCCACGGCGCCTTGTCGCCGTGGTGCTTGCGCAGCCGTTCCATCTGCTCCGGCCGGGCGAACGCGGCGCGCGCGGCGAGGATGCCGGCGCGGGTGCGGTCTTCGACGAAGGCCTGCGCCGATTCGGCGATCAGGCCGGTGCAGCGCGAGCGATGCAGCGCCGCGCCGGCCACCGCCATGCCGCCGCCGACGCTGTGGCCGAACAGGACGAACCGCTGCAACCGCAGCGCGTCGCACACCGCGCGCAAGCCGCCGGCGGCTTCGCTGGTCACGAAGTCGGCGGCGAGCGCACCGGGATGCGGATCGGAACGGCCGAAGCCGAGACGGTCGTAAGCGATCACCTCGCGACCGCTGGCCGCGGCCAGGCGCGCGGGGAAATCGCGCCACAGCGCGACGCAGCCGAGCGAATCGTGCAACAGCACGATCGGCGCGGCCGCCGCGTCGCGCCGCGGCCAGCGCTGCGCGAACAGGCGGCCGCCTTCGCCGGCGATCCACAGCGATTCCGGCTCGGGCGATACGCTCTGCGATGAAGTCGACGGCATCGGCGAATGATAGGGCCGCCGCGACCGCGCGTGTAGGATGCGCGCAGGAGGAACCATGCACGCGAACCCCTGACTCCGGTCGCGCAACGACGGGCTGTTCGACGCGCCGCATCGCGCCGGCTCTCCACCCTGGGCCGCACTCCATGATCCAGTCCGCCTTGCGCGCCGACGACGCGGCGTTCCGCGACGCCGCCGCGCCCATCGCGGCAAAGCCAACCGCGCAGCGATCGCGGTTGCGCGGTTGCGCGGTGAGTTTGCGTCAGCGGCGCGCATCGTCGCCGCGGCCGCGCCGACGCGGTCATCGGTCTGGCCTAAGATCGGCGGCGGTGCGGCGCGACGGTCGCGAACGGATCGCAGAAGAGGGACAACACGATGGCAACCGCAGGCATGGGGCGCGCAGCTCCGAACTCGGCCGGCGCGCACGCGGCCGCATCCGCGCGACGCCGCATCGCCGGCTGGGCGCTGGCGATCTGGGCGTCGGCGACATCGCTCGCGGCGACGGCCGCGCCCGCCGATGAGACCGGACCGTGGCCGGTCAAGGTGGTGATCGTGACCGCGTACGAGAACGGCGAAGACAGCGGCGACGCGCCGGGCGAGCTGCAATTGTGGGTCGAGCGCGAAGGCCTGGACCGCCGCCTTGATTTTCCCGGCGGCGTGCGCGCGCTGCGCGCCAACGCCGACCGCTCGGTGCTGGCGATGACCACGGGCATGGGCCTGGCCAACGCCGCCGCCTCGACCATGGCGCTGGCGATGGACCCGCGTTTCGATTTCAAGCGCGCTTACTGGCTGGTGGCCGGCGTGGCCGGCATCGATCCGCAGGTCGGCGCGGTCGGCGACGCGGTGTGGGTCGACTACGCGCTCAACGACATGGCCCGCTCGCTCGATCCGCGCGAAGCGCCGGCCGGCTGGCCGTACGGCGTCTACGCGTTCCGCGCCGACGGTCCGGACAAATTGCCGGCGCAGCCGATGCAGTACGGGCCGTTCGCGCGCTACGCCCAGGTCTATCCGCTCGATCCCGGGCTGACCGGCTGGGCGTTCGCGTTGACCCGCGACACCGAGTTGGACGCCAGCGACGACACCCGCGCGCTCGCCCGGCGGTGGCGCGAACTCCCGGCCACCCAGGAACGCCCGCGGGTGCGGCGCGGCGCGAGCGTATCGTCGAATCGTTACTGGCACGGCATCGCCGACACGCGCTGGGCGCGCGATTGGACCCGGCTGCACACCGACGGCCGCGCGCGGTTCGCCGTCAGCGACATGGAAGACGCCGCCATCGCCGCGGCGTTCGCGCGCCTGGGCCGCACCGGCCAGGTCGATCCGCGCCGGCTGCTGGTGCTGCGCGCGGCCTCCAACTACACCCGGCCGCCGCCGGGCATGGACGCGTTCGAATCGGCGCAGCGCCCGCATGCCGGCCGCGGCCTGCCCGCGTACGAGGCCGCGTATCGCGTCGGCAGCCGGGTGCTGCGCGAGTTGCAGGCGAACTGGGACCGCTACGCCGACGCCATGCCGGAGGCGCAATGAACGCCGCACGCGCCGGGCTCGCGCTGGTCCTCGCCATCGCCATCGCCATCGCCGCGGCGGGCGCGGGCGCGCGCGAGCGCGCAGCCGATGACGGCGGCGCGGCGCAGCGCGCACGCTCCGACCGCGACGCCGAAGCCGCCACTGCGGCGTACTTCGAACGCATCCGCGCGCAGCCGCCGCAGTTGCGCGCGTTGCTGCAGGCCATGCCCAAGGGCGGCGACCTGCACAGCCACCTCAGCGGCGCGGTCTACGCCGAGGACTACCTGCGCTGGGCCGGCGAAGACGGCCTGTGCCTGCTGCGCGAGAACGCGCACCTGGCCGAACCGCCGTGCGCCGCGCCCGCGCGGCCGACCGTGGCCGAGGCGGCGCGCAGCGATCTGCCGCTGTACGGACGCGCCATCGACGCGATGTCGGTGCGCGGCTACGAGCGCGGCGGCGGCGACCCGCTGCTGCCGGTGCACCAGCGTTTCTTCTCCGCGTTCGACCGCTTCCGCCCGGTCTCGCGCCGGCGCGTCGCCGACATGCTCGCCGCGGTGCGCGCGATCGCCGCCGGCGAGAACACTCAATATCTGGAGATCATGCACCTGCCGTCGGCCGCGCGCGACGTGCTCGACGGCCTCGAACTGGCGGACGACAGCGACGACTTCGCCGCGATGGCCGCGGCGCTGGAACCGCGGCTGGCGCCGGCGGTGGCGCGGGCGCGGGCCGAACTCGACGCCGACGAAGCGCGCGCCGCCGCGCTGCTGGGCTGTGCCGGCGCGGCGCCGGCCGCCGGCTGCACGATCGAACTGCGCTATCAGGCGCCGGCCACCCGCACCCATGCGCCGGCGCGCACGTTCGCGACGATGGCCTTCGCCTTCGCCCTGGCCGAGGCCGATCCGCGCTTCGTCGGCGTCAACCTGCTCGGCCCCGAACACCATCCGCGGGCGCTGCGCGACTACGCCCTGCACATGCGCATGCTGGCGTTCTTCAAGCAGCGCCATCCGCGCACAAAGCTGTCGCTGCACGCCGGCGAGCTCAGTGCGGAACTGGCGCCGCCGCGCGAGCTGCGCGACCACATCGGCCAGGCGGTGGCGGTGGCCGGCGCCGAGCGCATCGGCCACGGCGTCGCGATCGCCGGCGAAGACGGCGCGGATGCGCTGTTGCGGCGGATGGCGCGGCAGCGCATCGCGGTCGAGATCAACCTGTCCAGCAACGCCGCCATCCTCGGCGTCGCCGGCGCCGCGCATCCGCTGGCGCTGTACCGCGCCGCCGGCGTGCCGGTGGTGCTGTCCACCGACGATCAAGGCGTGCTGCGCAGCGATCTCAGCGGCGAATACCTGCGCGCGGCGCTCGACCAGGGCCTGGACTACCGCGCGCTCAAGCGCATCGCCCGCGACAGCCTGCAGTACGCGTTCCTGCCCGGCGCCAGCCTGTGGCAAGGCGAGGCCGGCGGCGCGCGCGTGGCGGCCTGCGCCGCGGCCGATGCGGCATCGCGCGACGACGCGGCGCAGCCGCCCGCGCCGGCCTGCGCCGCATTCCTGCGCGGCAGCGACAAGGCGCGCGCGCAATGGCGGCTGGAGCGGGAACTGGCGCGGTTCGAGCGCGCGCCGCGCCTGCCGGCCTCGGCGCGATGAGCGGCGCGATAGGGGGCGCGGCGCGCGCGCGACCGCGCCGGCGATGATCCTTCCGGCGCGGTTTTCGCGAGTACCCGAACAGGAACGCGCCCGCGCCGGGCGCGCTGCAACCAAGGAGCTTCACCCATGCGCGCACTGTCTCCCCTCGCCCTGGGCCTGCTGATCGCCACCGCGCCGGCGCTGGTCGCCGCGCAGCAGACCAATGTGAGCCCGGCCAAGTCCTCTTCGCCGCAGCCGGTGTTCTCCGGCAGCGACTTCTGCGACAGCTGCGGCAAGCCGCCGCTGTACACCGAGGGCGCGGGCGCGCCCGGCGGCGGCGCGGCGCCCGCGCAGGCGCTGGACCCCGGCGAGGTCTCGGCCAGTTCCTGCGAGGTCAGCATGATGGTGAGTCCGCAGGTTCCCGGTTCGACCGCGCCGGGCTACGCGCGCATCCGCGACCTGCCCTACACCGCGGCGATCCGCGCCGCGCTCCAGACCGCCGACGAATGGCCGCTGCTGCCGTTGCTGCTGCAACGCATCGACCTGCCGACGCCGGGCATCGGCGCGGCGCGCGCGCGGGCCGCGGCGGCGGCGGTGATCGACCTGCCGGCCGCGAGCGAAGCCACGTTCCTGGAATGGTCGTTCGCGGCCGCGGCCGACGCGCCGAAGCAGAGCCCGGCGGGCGCGCGCGTGCTGGCCCTGACCGTGAGCGTGGATCGACGCGGCGCGTTCCTGCGCGCCGACTGGCTGGCCACGCCGGGCGCCGACTGGTCCTACTACACCGCGCCGAACGCGCCGCCGGCGGCGACGCCCGGCGTCCTCGCCAGCCGCGTCGCCAAGCTTTACGACACCGGCCGTTTCTCGGCCCAGCGGCTGACCCTGCTGCACGACGGCGCCTGGGTCCGCGTCGGCGTCGGCGAACCGGTGCGCGAATGGCTCAGCTTCGAACTGCCCGACGCGCAGTGGCAACCGGCGCGGCTGCGCAACGGCCTGCTGCGCGGCACCGCGCTCGGCGACGGCCAGGGCCTGCAGATGCAGTGGCCGACGCTGTCGCACGGCGTCCTCAACCCGGCCCCGTCCACGCCGCCGCCGACGCAGTCGGCCGCGAGCGCCGGACGCTAGCCCGACGCGGGCGCGGGCGCCGCCGCCTGCGCCTGGACCGCGCGCTGCAAGGCGCAGTCTTCCAGCCGGCGGCGCTTGGGATGATCGGGCTCGAGTTCGGCGCGCACCGCCTGCAGCGAGCGCGCGAACGTCTGCCGCTGCGCCGCGCTCCACGGCGCCGCCGCCATGCACGCCAGCTCGGCCCGCGCCAGCGCCAGGTTCAGGTCCTGACCCGGCAGTTCGGCGAAGCGCGTCAGCGCCGGCGCCAGCGTCGCGCGCGCGTCGTCCACGCGGCCCAGGTCGTGCAGGTCCATGGCCCAGCCGAGCCGGTACATGGCCAGGTTCAGGTGTTCCGGCGTGGCCACCGCGGCGATTTCCACGGCGCGGCGCAGGTGCGGTTCGGCGCCGCGCGCGTCGGCCATGAACAGATGGCGCATCGTGCCCAGGTTGAATTCGGAACTGGCCACGGTCGGGTGGGCCGGGCCGAGCAGGTCGCGCCGCACCGTCAGCGCGCGCTGGAACCAGGCCATCGCCGCGGCCGGGTCGCCGCGCGCCTGGGCGATGGTGCCGAGCTGGTTGAACACCGAGGCGGTCTGCTCGTGGCGCTCGCCGTAGACCTTGAGCGCGATCGCCAGCGCCTGCCGCGACAGCCGCTCGGCCTGGACGAAATCGCCGGCGTCGCGACGCTGGCGCGCTTGCGAGACCAGCGCCTTGGCCAGCGCCGGATCGTCGTCGCCGCCGTCGCTGCGCGGCGCCGGCAGTTCCGCCAGCAATTGCGCCGCGCGCCGCTCCTGGCCGGCGGCGAGCAGCGCGCTGGCCCAGCCGCGCCGGACCTGGGCGCTGCGCGGATCGTCGGCGCCGTAGCGGCGGCGGTGCGCGGCGTCGGCGCGCTGCCATTGCGCCAGCGCCTGCTCCAGCCGCCCCTGCGCCTGCGACAGCTGCGCGCGCAACCGCAGCAGGGTCAGCGCTTCGTCCTGCGCCTGCGCCGGCAGCCGCCGCTCGGCCTGGTCGAGCAAGCGCCCGGCCGCGGCGTAATCGGCGCGCGCCAGCGCCACCTGCGCGTTCTGGCGATAGCTCTGGCGCAGCAGCATCGGGTCGGGTTGCTGCGCGCGCAGGCGCAGTTCCAGCGCTTCGGCGGCGTGGCGTCGGGCGGCGTCGACCTCGCCGAGGTTGAATTCGACCTCGGCGATCGCCGCGGCCAGCGCGGCGCGGGTGTCGGAATCGCGGATCTGCTGCAGCCGCTGCGCCGCGCGCTGCAGCAGTTCGCGCGCGCCGGGGTCGCGGCCGCGCGCCTGCAGCGGGTCGGAGGCGCGGAACAGGTCGACCATGAACGCGGTGACGCGCTCGGCCTGGTGCCGGCGCGCCTCGGCGCGGTCGCGCGCCTGCGCCAGTTCGCGCGACTGCAGCACGGTGTGGATCAAGAAGCCCAGCGCCAGCGCGACCGCCAGCGCGGCCAGCGCCAGCGGCACGCGCTCGCGACGCGCGAACCTGCCCAGCCGGTACCAGCGCTCGCCGCCGCGCGCGGCCACCGGCCGCGACCGCAGCGCCGCGCGCAGGTCCTCGGCCAGGCGTTCGACGCTGGCGTAGCGCTGCTCGGGTTCCTTGCGCAGGCAGCGCGCGAGGATCGCGTCGAGATCGCCCTGCAACTGCCGTCGCAACGCCCGCACCGACGCCGCGCCGCGCGCCTGGGCGACGGCGCGCGCGCGCGCCGGGTCGCGCTGCTCCAGCGCGGCCAGGCGCCGGCTCGGCAGCATCGGCAGTTCGTGCGCGATCGCCTGGGCCAGTTCGGCGACGCCGCGGCCGTCGGTGGCGATCGGCAACTGGCCGCACAGCAATTCGTACAGCAGCACGCCGAGCGCGTAGACGTCGGTGGCGACGCTGGTCGGCGCGCCCAACGCCTGCTCGGGCGCGGCGCTGGCCGGCGAGAAGAACGCCTGCGCGTCCACCGTCGCCGCGCCGTCGGCGCCGGGCGCCAGCGCCTTGGCGATGCCGAAGTCGAGCAGGCGCGCGCGGCCCTCGCCGTCGACCAGCACGTTGCCGGACTTGAGGTCGCGGTGCAGCACCAGCCGGCGGTGGGCGTAGTCGACCGCCGCCAGCGCCTGCAGCGCCAGCTCGATGCGCGCGCGCAGCGGCAGCCGGCGGCGGTCGCACCAGGCCAGGATCGGTTCGCCGTCGACGTATTCCATCGCGAAGTACGGCTGCCCCGACGGCAGTTCGCCGACGTCGATCAGGCGCGCGATGTTGGGATGCTCCAGGCTCGCCAGCAGTTCGCGCTCGCGCCGCAGCCGCCGCTGCACCTGCGGCGCCCACAGCGGCGAGGCGGCGAGCTTGAGCGCGACGCGCTGCTCCAGCCCTTCGACCGCGCGCCGCGCCAGGTACACCCGGCCCATGCCGCCGGCGCCGAGTTCGCGCTCGATCGCGAACGGCCCGGCGCGCTCGCCCGGCGCGAGCCGGCCGTGGTCGTCGTCGTTCCACAGCCGCGCGTCGTCCGGCGGTTGCCCGCTCAGCAGCTGCACGCCGCCGCGCCACGGCAGCGCATCGCCGGCGGCGGCGGCGTCCTCGGCTTCCATCGCCTCGTGCGCGGCCAGCAGGCGCGCGACCGCGGCGCGCAGCGCGACCGGGTCGGGATGCGCGGCGCAGACCTGTTCCAGCCACGCCGCGCGCGCCGGCGCCGGCAGTTCCAGCGCGCGCGAGAACGCCTCGGCGGCCTGCGCCCACAGCGCGGTCGAAGTGGCCACGGCGGGCGCCTCAGCCCGGCGCTGCGGACAGTTGGTCGTGCAGCCAGGCGCGCGCGAATTGCCAGTCGCGCTTGGCGGTCGGCAGCGACACGCCGATGGTCTGCGCGGTTTCCTCGATGGTGAGCCCGCCGAAGTAGCGCAGCTCGACCCCGCGCGCGGCGCGGGCGTTGATGCGCTGCAGCCGCTCCAGCAGGCGATCCAGGTCGAGCGCGTCGACCAGGTCGGCGGCCGGCGCGACCAGTTCCTCGCCGGCCTGCAGGGTCACCCGCAGCAGGTCGCCGCCGCGCTTGAGCGCGGAACGCTCGCGCAGGTGGTCGACCAGCAGGCGCCGGATCGCGTGCGCGGCGATGGCGTAGAAGTGGGCGCGGTTCTGGAACGCGACCTCGCGCTGCCGGGCCAGTTCGAAATAGGCGTCGTTGGCGAGCTCGGTCGCGCGCAGGGTCACCTGGCCGCTGCGCGCCAGCCGCTGCCGTGCCAACCGCCGCAGCACCGGGTAGATGCGCTCCAGCAACTGCGCTTCGGCCTGCCGGTCGCCCTCGCGCCAATCCTGCAACAGGTGGGTGATGTCGGACGGGCCGAGGTCGGGCGGCGGATCGGCGGCGGTCATGGCGGGGGCGGCGCCCGGAGGGGTGGGCTGAGCATAGCGCCTCGCCGCTGCGGCGAGCCACGCGCGTCACGCGCCGGTTGCGCGCGCGCAACGCCGGCGCGGGCTTGCCAAGCCGGGGCGGGT contains these protein-coding regions:
- a CDS encoding I78 family peptidase inhibitor; the protein is MNAERPAAARAAVRPRAPLLFAAALALAAGACAQNAPRPDLAGKGRCNADGLGWAVGQTLDEATGRRLFKDSGAGLWRVVAPDNTFGRDRREDRLNVRVDQAQRIVAVDCG
- a CDS encoding alpha/beta fold hydrolase, with product MPSTSSQSVSPEPESLWIAGEGGRLFAQRWPRRDAAAAPIVLLHDSLGCVALWRDFPARLAAASGREVIAYDRLGFGRSDPHPGALAADFVTSEAAGGLRAVCDALRLQRFVLFGHSVGGGMAVAGAALHRSRCTGLIAESAQAFVEDRTRAGILAARAAFARPEQMERLRKHHGDKAPWVLRAWIDTWLDDGFAGWNLDAPLAQVACPTLVVHGDGDEFGSARHPERIAAGVAGAATLRLLADCGHVPHRERSDEVLGIVAAWLESSGA
- a CDS encoding purine-nucleoside phosphorylase — translated: MIVTAYENGEDSGDAPGELQLWVEREGLDRRLDFPGGVRALRANADRSVLAMTTGMGLANAAASTMALAMDPRFDFKRAYWLVAGVAGIDPQVGAVGDAVWVDYALNDMARSLDPREAPAGWPYGVYAFRADGPDKLPAQPMQYGPFARYAQVYPLDPGLTGWAFALTRDTELDASDDTRALARRWRELPATQERPRVRRGASVSSNRYWHGIADTRWARDWTRLHTDGRARFAVSDMEDAAIAAAFARLGRTGQVDPRRLLVLRAASNYTRPPPGMDAFESAQRPHAGRGLPAYEAAYRVGSRVLRELQANWDRYADAMPEAQ
- a CDS encoding adenosine deaminase, producing the protein MNAARAGLALVLAIAIAIAAAGAGARERAADDGGAAQRARSDRDAEAATAAYFERIRAQPPQLRALLQAMPKGGDLHSHLSGAVYAEDYLRWAGEDGLCLLRENAHLAEPPCAAPARPTVAEAARSDLPLYGRAIDAMSVRGYERGGGDPLLPVHQRFFSAFDRFRPVSRRRVADMLAAVRAIAAGENTQYLEIMHLPSAARDVLDGLELADDSDDFAAMAAALEPRLAPAVARARAELDADEARAAALLGCAGAAPAAGCTIELRYQAPATRTHAPARTFATMAFAFALAEADPRFVGVNLLGPEHHPRALRDYALHMRMLAFFKQRHPRTKLSLHAGELSAELAPPRELRDHIGQAVAVAGAERIGHGVAIAGEDGADALLRRMARQRIAVEINLSSNAAILGVAGAAHPLALYRAAGVPVVLSTDDQGVLRSDLSGEYLRAALDQGLDYRALKRIARDSLQYAFLPGASLWQGEAGGARVAACAAADAASRDDAAQPPAPACAAFLRGSDKARAQWRLERELARFERAPRLPASAR
- a CDS encoding serine/threonine-protein kinase, whose product is MATSTALWAQAAEAFSRALELPAPARAAWLEQVCAAHPDPVALRAAVARLLAAHEAMEAEDAAAAGDALPWRGGVQLLSGQPPDDARLWNDDDHGRLAPGERAGPFAIERELGAGGMGRVYLARRAVEGLEQRVALKLAASPLWAPQVQRRLRRERELLASLEHPNIARLIDVGELPSGQPYFAMEYVDGEPILAWCDRRRLPLRARIELALQALAAVDYAHRRLVLHRDLKSGNVLVDGEGRARLLDFGIAKALAPGADGAATVDAQAFFSPASAAPEQALGAPTSVATDVYALGVLLYELLCGQLPIATDGRGVAELAQAIAHELPMLPSRRLAALEQRDPARARAVAQARGAASVRALRRQLQGDLDAILARCLRKEPEQRYASVERLAEDLRAALRSRPVAARGGERWYRLGRFARRERVPLALAALAVALALGFLIHTVLQSRELAQARDRAEARRHQAERVTAFMVDLFRASDPLQARGRDPGARELLQRAAQRLQQIRDSDTRAALAAAIAEVEFNLGEVDAARRHAAEALELRLRAQQPDPMLLRQSYRQNAQVALARADYAAAGRLLDQAERRLPAQAQDEALTLLRLRAQLSQAQGRLEQALAQWQRADAAHRRRYGADDPRSAQVRRGWASALLAAGQERRAAQLLAELPAPRSDGGDDDPALAKALVSQARQRRDAGDFVQAERLSRQALAIALKVYGERHEQTASVFNQLGTIAQARGDPAAAMAWFQRALTVRRDLLGPAHPTVASSEFNLGTMRHLFMADARGAEPHLRRAVEIAAVATPEHLNLAMYRLGWAMDLHDLGRVDDARATLAPALTRFAELPGQDLNLALARAELACMAAAPWSAAQRQTFARSLQAVRAELEPDHPKRRRLEDCALQRAVQAQAAAPAPASG
- a CDS encoding ECF-type sigma factor; this encodes MTAADPPPDLGPSDITHLLQDWREGDRQAEAQLLERIYPVLRRLARQRLARSGQVTLRATELANDAYFELARQREVAFQNRAHFYAIAAHAIRRLLVDHLRERSALKRGGDLLRVTLQAGEELVAPAADLVDALDLDRLLERLQRINARAARGVELRYFGGLTIEETAQTIGVSLPTAKRDWQFARAWLHDQLSAAPG